One segment of Vulcanisaeta thermophila DNA contains the following:
- a CDS encoding TRM11 family SAM-dependent methyltransferase produces the protein MVRLGVRVSKDLIELAFYELEALADLSGGSVDLVSQGDELIVDYRGDLDRLRASLCRASLIKQVDVIHEGGAKEVLARLDRSRYWAIDKHRSTYGGVIELRIARLLVNLARAREGAVFLDPFMGSGTIVYEAAMVGARAVGIDLDRRLLTGVNADFVDVVNADSLLMPLRGDSVDSMATDPPYGRFSIPELDIDFIYRVFARESYRVLKRGGFLALSHPTYVDATDWFLSEGFELVGRGLQFVHGSLTRLVLILKKD, from the coding sequence ATGGTAAGGTTAGGGGTAAGGGTAAGTAAGGACTTAATTGAACTAGCGTTTTACGAGTTGGAGGCATTGGCGGATTTATCGGGCGGGTCTGTGGATCTGGTGAGTCAGGGTGATGAGTTAATAGTGGATTATAGGGGTGACCTGGATAGATTAAGGGCGAGCCTATGTAGGGCATCCCTCATTAAGCAGGTGGATGTTATTCATGAGGGTGGGGCTAAGGAGGTACTGGCCAGGCTTGATAGGTCGAGGTACTGGGCCATTGATAAACATAGGAGCACCTACGGCGGTGTTATTGAATTGAGGATAGCGAGGCTGCTCGTAAACCTAGCACGGGCTAGGGAGGGCGCGGTTTTCCTGGATCCATTCATGGGTTCTGGGACCATTGTTTATGAAGCAGCCATGGTCGGGGCTCGTGCGGTGGGTATTGATTTAGATAGGAGGCTATTAACTGGTGTTAATGCGGACTTTGTGGATGTTGTGAATGCGGATTCCCTATTAATGCCCCTACGTGGTGATTCCGTGGATTCCATGGCCACGGACCCACCGTATGGTAGGTTTTCAATACCGGAGCTGGACATTGACTTCATTTACAGGGTCTTTGCAAGGGAGAGTTATAGGGTTCTTAAGAGGGGTGGTTTCCTGGCCCTATCGCACCCTACGTATGTGGATGCTACGGATTGGTTTTTAAGCGAGGGGTTTGAGTTGGTGGGCAGGGGTTTGCAGTTTGTTCACGGTAGTTTAACTAGGTTGGTATTGATCCTTAAGAAGGATTAG
- a CDS encoding orotidine 5'-phosphate decarboxylase / HUMPS family protein, protein MKLQVALDLLEPTVAIDLAKKLCDANAVDIVEAGTPLIKSAGIMIVSALKVTCPGKEVMADLKTMDVGALEARMAIKAGADLLSVLGAAADETIRDFVREAESLGAKSVVDMIGVKDPISRTGELIGKGIRPSYVGLHLGIDVQVSRGLSIDELINEAVEVKRRFNINVAIAGGINENVAPKLRDKDLDIVVVGRAITQASEPVTAAKNLRRLLGID, encoded by the coding sequence GTGAAGCTACAGGTGGCGCTGGATCTGTTAGAGCCCACGGTGGCCATTGACCTAGCGAAGAAACTCTGTGATGCAAATGCCGTGGACATTGTGGAGGCGGGCACACCGCTCATAAAGTCCGCGGGCATAATGATAGTAAGCGCCCTAAAGGTTACGTGCCCGGGTAAGGAGGTAATGGCTGACCTAAAGACCATGGATGTGGGGGCTCTTGAGGCCAGGATGGCCATTAAGGCCGGTGCCGATTTACTAAGCGTGCTTGGTGCCGCCGCTGATGAGACCATTAGGGACTTCGTTAGGGAAGCCGAGTCATTGGGTGCGAAGTCCGTTGTGGATATGATAGGTGTGAAGGATCCCATTTCAAGGACTGGGGAGTTGATTGGTAAGGGCATTAGGCCGAGTTACGTGGGCCTTCACCTGGGCATTGATGTGCAGGTGAGTAGGGGCTTGAGCATTGATGAGTTAATTAACGAGGCTGTGGAGGTGAAGAGGCGGTTTAACATTAACGTGGCCATTGCGGGCGGCATTAATGAGAATGTGGCGCCGAAGCTTAGGGATAAGGATTTGGACATTGTGGTTGTGGGTAGGGCAATAACGCAGGCAAGTGAGCCCGTCACTGCAGCTAAAAATCTAAGGAGGCTTCTCGGTATTGACTAA
- the cca gene encoding CCA tRNA nucleotidyltransferase → MEIGELLNEALRLVTPTKEEENKVLSTANGIINLLRGELSRRGFGDFKVELQGSVAKNTWLPGDRDIDIFILMPRDKIDLIKNGSIVNTLIDIAVSNNIRWNLKYAQHPYVQYLIGDFEVDVVPCIEIKPGERPFTAADRTPLHTIFVKSRLGDRNGDVRLLKAFFKSVGIYGAEIKVRGFSGYVSELLIIHYGSFMNAVKSISNWPLNGLVIDMTGIYDKATARRRFREPLIIIDPVDPNRNAAASVSRTAIATAIASTRIFLKKPSLEFFKPHHETPGKPPFITPTLVMKLPYPRNASPDTVWGEVGKVLSVIERNIKKQGFKVLDARAWSDETNIVLIMVSLDTLELPPHELHMGPPVNSNAADAFLEKYVNDNNVIGPFIRGARWFVIRKRRVMRVQDVIKSVIRSVSIKYLRESLDHVDFIAINSPDDLNIFDKDLRNIVEDFLFKRPWWLG, encoded by the coding sequence GTGGAGATTGGGGAATTATTAAACGAGGCATTGAGGTTGGTGACGCCCACGAAGGAGGAGGAGAATAAGGTATTGAGTACTGCCAACGGAATCATTAACTTACTACGTGGGGAATTAAGTAGGAGGGGCTTTGGCGATTTTAAGGTTGAGCTGCAGGGCTCCGTGGCCAAGAACACCTGGCTCCCTGGGGATAGGGACATAGACATATTCATACTAATGCCCAGGGATAAGATAGACCTCATAAAGAACGGGAGTATCGTAAACACCCTCATTGACATTGCGGTGAGTAACAACATAAGGTGGAACCTAAAATATGCCCAGCACCCCTACGTTCAGTACCTAATAGGTGATTTCGAGGTTGACGTAGTCCCCTGCATCGAGATAAAGCCTGGTGAACGACCGTTCACAGCAGCCGATAGAACCCCACTTCACACAATCTTTGTTAAGTCAAGATTGGGGGATAGAAACGGCGACGTTAGACTATTAAAGGCATTCTTCAAGTCAGTGGGTATTTACGGGGCCGAGATAAAGGTTAGGGGTTTCAGCGGTTATGTTAGCGAGCTTTTGATCATACACTATGGCTCCTTCATGAACGCCGTGAAGTCCATAAGCAATTGGCCCCTGAACGGCCTAGTCATAGACATGACGGGGATTTACGATAAGGCAACGGCCAGGAGGAGGTTTAGGGAACCACTAATAATAATAGACCCCGTGGACCCAAACCGCAACGCGGCAGCCTCTGTGTCAAGGACCGCCATAGCCACGGCCATAGCCTCAACACGCATCTTCCTCAAAAAACCATCACTGGAATTCTTTAAGCCGCACCACGAAACACCTGGAAAACCACCATTCATAACCCCCACCCTCGTTATGAAACTACCATATCCCCGAAACGCATCACCTGACACGGTATGGGGCGAGGTGGGCAAGGTCCTAAGCGTTATCGAGAGGAACATTAAGAAGCAGGGATTCAAGGTACTGGACGCAAGGGCGTGGAGCGATGAAACAAACATAGTACTAATAATGGTATCACTGGACACCCTGGAATTACCACCACATGAACTGCACATGGGACCCCCGGTGAACTCAAACGCCGCGGACGCCTTCCTGGAGAAGTACGTGAATGATAACAACGTAATCGGCCCATTCATAAGGGGGGCACGTTGGTTTGTAATTAGGAAACGCAGGGTTATGAGGGTTCAGGATGTCATCAAATCCGTGATAAGGAGCGTATCCATTAAGTATCTAAGGGAGTCCTTGGATCACGTGGATTTTATTGCGATCAATTCCCCAGATGATCTAAATATTTTTGATAAAGATTTGAGGAACATTGTTGAAGATTTCCTATTTAAGAGACCGTGGTGGTTAGGTTAA
- a CDS encoding cation:proton antiporter: MNQVLIYESLLEVSLLVMLAEALNALITRYGYPRIVSEILIGLLLGPYSLGGLLNSLFHVTLFTINDYILFLASFSIMLLLFASGLEHGISTLRQGGVYGVLAAVFGAVVPYALVYFLLSILGFNTLTAIYMALSTAPTSLAVVAGIIEREGLQGLPSTRVLITAASIDDVVTLIMLSIIPTLNSPSASTVIYDVLRIVTLWFLFLALSLAIIPRLMNMVSEGLVVYTSLVVLFGLVLAMAVMGFSEVIASFIAGLAVAESKYSGRVREFVDILIAIFGSIFFITIGLETKVTSFLNPSILITAALVSLTALIAKLIGVYPFAYLKLRSTKQALDASLGMIPRGEMGLVVASLGLSLGVLTDYELGIVVFMVLFTTIVGAILYKRSVLRGG, encoded by the coding sequence ATGAATCAAGTGCTAATATACGAATCACTACTGGAGGTCTCCCTGCTAGTAATGCTTGCCGAGGCACTCAACGCTTTAATTACCAGGTATGGCTACCCGAGGATAGTCAGTGAGATACTAATAGGCCTTTTACTGGGCCCATACTCCCTGGGCGGGCTTTTAAACTCACTATTCCACGTGACGTTATTCACAATCAACGACTACATACTATTCCTAGCAAGCTTCTCAATAATGCTCCTACTCTTCGCCTCAGGTCTCGAGCACGGCATATCCACATTAAGACAGGGTGGTGTTTACGGAGTCCTGGCCGCGGTCTTCGGTGCCGTGGTGCCCTACGCATTGGTTTACTTTCTATTGAGCATCCTTGGTTTCAACACCTTAACGGCTATTTACATGGCATTATCCACAGCACCCACAAGTCTAGCCGTGGTGGCAGGCATCATAGAGCGCGAGGGATTGCAGGGACTGCCCAGCACCCGCGTCCTCATAACGGCCGCCTCCATTGATGATGTGGTCACACTAATAATGCTCTCGATAATACCCACCCTCAACTCCCCGTCAGCGTCCACGGTTATTTATGACGTATTGAGGATTGTGACCCTTTGGTTTCTATTCCTCGCGCTATCCCTAGCCATAATACCTAGGCTTATGAACATGGTCAGCGAGGGATTAGTCGTATACACATCCCTAGTAGTCCTCTTCGGCTTAGTCCTTGCCATGGCCGTAATGGGCTTCTCCGAGGTGATTGCATCATTCATCGCAGGCCTCGCGGTGGCCGAGAGTAAGTACTCAGGTAGGGTCAGGGAGTTTGTGGATATCTTAATCGCGATATTCGGCTCCATATTCTTCATAACCATAGGGTTGGAGACCAAGGTAACAAGCTTCCTGAACCCCAGCATCCTCATCACAGCCGCCCTAGTGAGCCTAACAGCATTGATAGCCAAGTTAATCGGCGTATACCCCTTCGCATACCTAAAATTACGTAGCACTAAGCAAGCGCTTGATGCCTCCCTGGGTATGATACCCAGGGGTGAGATGGGGCTTGTGGTTGCGTCCCTGGGCTTGTCCCTAGGTGTGCTCACTGATTATGAGTTGGGTATTGTGGTTTTCATGGTACTATTCACAACAATAGTGGGGGCCATCCTGTACAAGAGGAGTGTGTTGCGTGGTGGATGA
- a CDS encoding sugar phosphate nucleotidyltransferase, translated as MAGYDVIILAGGLATRLRPLTYSRPKPLLPILNKEILDWIMESLVKIPINRIFISIRYMGDLIRSHVESVWGELRDRIIFVTENKPLGDAGPILLINDNYELTDTFLVVYGDIFSNVNIQDLLNTHVKRGGIATITLTRVDDVSRYGVAQLDDSGRIVNFVEKPRQYVGSNLINAGYYVFTKDVIKYIPRVEGQVKLAVDVIPKVLRAGNVYSYIHNGLWYDIGTPEDYMKANFIALSQMCSDGCVPSGIGDSVKIQPPVYIAPGVDIMGEGEIGPNVIIHRNVKVSPGVKIVDSIIFDGTIVSMGTYISGAIIGSNSYIGKWVRIESGAVLGDGVYVKDFSFIARNTKIGPYREVTESIYREGEVIP; from the coding sequence ATGGCTGGTTATGATGTTATAATCCTAGCTGGCGGATTAGCCACTAGGTTGAGGCCGCTGACGTACTCAAGACCCAAACCCCTACTCCCCATATTGAATAAGGAGATTCTTGATTGGATAATGGAGTCCCTGGTCAAGATACCCATTAATAGGATCTTCATATCCATAAGGTACATGGGCGATTTAATAAGGAGCCATGTGGAAAGCGTGTGGGGTGAGCTTAGGGATAGGATTATATTTGTCACCGAGAATAAACCCCTAGGTGATGCGGGGCCCATACTCCTCATAAACGATAATTACGAACTCACGGACACGTTCCTCGTGGTTTACGGCGACATATTCAGTAATGTAAACATTCAGGATTTGTTGAACACCCACGTTAAGAGGGGTGGTATTGCCACCATAACCCTGACAAGGGTTGATGATGTTTCCAGGTACGGTGTGGCCCAGCTTGATGATTCAGGGAGGATAGTGAACTTTGTGGAGAAGCCCAGGCAGTACGTGGGCTCCAACCTAATAAATGCTGGTTACTACGTATTCACGAAGGACGTGATTAAGTACATACCCAGGGTTGAGGGTCAGGTTAAGCTTGCGGTTGACGTGATACCCAAGGTGCTCAGGGCCGGTAATGTGTATAGTTACATACATAATGGTCTTTGGTACGACATAGGAACCCCCGAGGACTACATGAAGGCCAATTTCATAGCACTATCCCAAATGTGCAGTGATGGCTGTGTCCCCAGTGGCATTGGTGACAGCGTGAAGATACAGCCGCCGGTCTACATAGCCCCTGGGGTCGACATAATGGGTGAGGGTGAGATTGGGCCCAACGTGATTATACATAGGAATGTTAAGGTTAGCCCCGGTGTCAAGATTGTGGACTCCATAATATTCGATGGCACCATAGTATCAATGGGCACCTACATATCGGGGGCCATCATAGGGAGCAACTCGTACATAGGGAAGTGGGTTAGGATTGAGAGCGGCGCGGTGCTTGGTGATGGGGTTTACGTGAAGGACTTCTCATTCATTGCCAGGAACACGAAGATCGGGCCCTATAGGGAGGTTACGGAGTCCATTTACAGGGAGGGCGAGGTCATACCGTGA
- a CDS encoding 30S ribosomal protein S13: MSQEIKQIVRIGDTDLEGMKPVAYALTKIRGIGISTAYAICRYLGINPTLRLGQLDEDSVRKLDWAVRNLHQFAPGWFVNRPRDPESGKNLHLIGADLVFYAKRDVDLMKKLRSWKGIRHNLGLKVRGQRTRTTGRLGMTVGVTKGKTQAGGGGGK, translated from the coding sequence ATGTCCCAGGAGATTAAGCAGATAGTGAGGATTGGGGATACCGACCTGGAGGGTATGAAGCCCGTGGCGTACGCCTTAACCAAGATTAGGGGTATTGGCATATCCACGGCATACGCAATATGCAGGTACCTGGGTATAAACCCAACACTGAGGCTTGGGCAGTTGGATGAGGACTCGGTGAGGAAGCTTGATTGGGCCGTCAGGAACCTGCACCAATTCGCCCCTGGGTGGTTCGTTAATAGGCCCAGGGACCCAGAGAGCGGTAAAAACCTACACCTAATAGGTGCGGACCTCGTATTCTACGCGAAGAGGGATGTGGACTTAATGAAGAAGTTAAGGAGCTGGAAGGGAATAAGGCACAACCTAGGTCTTAAGGTTAGGGGCCAGAGAACCCGCACCACTGGCAGGCTTGGAATGACCGTGGGAGTAACCAAGGGCAAGACCCAGGCGGGTGGTGGGGGAGGAAAGTAA
- a CDS encoding GNAT family N-acetyltransferase has protein sequence MSIAKQVLRLEFRELSNDDISKVIDLYRSLSTESIYYRFRGFFKDFDNYVRSVFSNPRNKVYGAFLNGELVGVFEAVYISDGCYELAIVVKDRYQGRGIGTRLVAYAFNDLKSRGVKTMVAYTTPDNHRILAISRKFNGNIRCDFGECVVTFNLTTLDTKCFLASPS, from the coding sequence ATGAGTATCGCAAAACAGGTCCTAAGGCTGGAGTTCCGGGAATTGAGTAATGATGATATTAGTAAAGTTATAGATCTCTATCGCTCATTGAGCACCGAGAGCATTTACTATAGGTTTAGGGGATTCTTTAAGGACTTTGATAACTACGTAAGGTCCGTATTCTCAAACCCACGAAATAAAGTCTACGGCGCGTTCCTAAACGGTGAGTTGGTGGGTGTTTTTGAGGCTGTTTACATTAGTGATGGGTGTTATGAGTTGGCCATTGTGGTTAAGGATAGGTACCAGGGGAGGGGTATTGGCACCAGGCTGGTGGCTTATGCCTTCAATGACCTTAAGAGCAGGGGTGTTAAGACAATGGTGGCGTACACAACCCCCGATAATCATAGGATACTTGCAATCTCCAGGAAATTCAATGGCAACATAAGGTGCGACTTCGGTGAGTGCGTGGTCACATTTAACCTAACAACACTCGATACAAAGTGCTTTTTAGCATCCCCCTCGTAA
- a CDS encoding ribosome biogenesis protein: MKRLIILLAEASLETIPKEIVNHPVIRRDAARRREDPRFMILDRARHHRAMLGLSDSERRGRPDITHQALLLIQGSLLAHKGLVKTYIHTINDVIIDVNPAVRPPRNYNNFLGLMSQLFREGSVPPSGEPLMRIMGVGVKSVLDLERPDGVFILDDVKGVKRDLSSFTAMLVSREKPLVVVGAYPHGAFSDYIYSLSNDIIKIGDYPMDTSWVLCKVITFIEHNLGLLS, translated from the coding sequence GTGAAACGATTAATAATACTGCTTGCCGAGGCCTCCCTAGAGACGATACCCAAGGAGATAGTAAACCACCCAGTCATTAGGAGGGATGCCGCTAGGAGGCGTGAGGATCCCAGGTTCATGATACTGGACAGGGCGAGGCACCATAGGGCAATGCTTGGGCTTAGTGATTCTGAGAGGAGGGGTAGGCCCGATATTACGCACCAGGCGTTACTCTTAATACAGGGGAGCCTCCTCGCCCATAAGGGCTTAGTTAAGACTTACATCCACACAATCAATGATGTGATAATCGATGTGAACCCAGCCGTGAGACCACCAAGGAATTACAACAATTTCCTCGGCTTAATGAGCCAGTTGTTCAGGGAGGGTTCGGTACCACCTAGTGGTGAGCCTCTCATGAGGATTATGGGCGTGGGTGTGAAGTCGGTGCTTGACCTCGAGAGGCCAGATGGGGTGTTCATACTCGATGATGTTAAGGGTGTTAAGAGGGATTTGTCATCATTCACAGCAATGCTGGTGAGTCGTGAAAAGCCGCTGGTCGTGGTGGGTGCCTATCCTCATGGTGCCTTTAGCGATTACATCTACTCACTGTCCAATGATATCATTAAGATTGGGGATTACCCCATGGATACCTCGTGGGTCTTATGTAAAGTAATCACATTCATTGAGCACAACCTGGGATTGCTATCCTAG
- the glmS gene encoding glutamine--fructose-6-phosphate transaminase (isomerizing), with the protein MCGIIGIVSVQGGFKEPIGKVVRRCLERLEYRGYDSVGIAVIKDYGIEVRKGKGKIAEVSVRLGFDNVDGTTAIGHTRWATHGKPSDENAHPHTDCTGTIAVVHNGIISNFLELKEELIRRGHVFRSETDTEVVAHLIEEYVKMGYKPFDAVKAMLSRIQGTYALVIMISTEPHRLYFARNTSPLIVGLGSNANFVASDIPAFLEFTNMVIALRDGEYGYIEPGYVYIEKDGRPVKIEERVRAISWTPDMASKEGYPHFMLKEIHEQPYAISQTLAGLTDRALDDAVKLLMDSRRIFILGAGTSYHAGLVGDYLLTELGFDVHPFISSEYRKFMNMAGQGDVALAISQSGETIDTLIAVRALRSRGVKVVAVSNVIDSAIPRESDYVIYTRAGPEIGVAATKTFTTQLTVLLALALKLGVAVGRLSSSEYSNAMDELNRVPKILDSVIAGVEGRVKALSEVMSKKQSAYYLGRGIGVPLSMEGALKMKEIAYVHAEAYPAGESKHGPIALVEEGYPVVFSILDDENVDALLGNVMEMRARDAYTIGLVPSKYVSKFRDLLNVTMEMPTLNYRVAPIVYVVPMQLLAYYTAVNRGYDPDKPRNLAKTVTVE; encoded by the coding sequence ATGTGTGGGATTATCGGCATTGTGAGTGTCCAGGGAGGTTTTAAGGAACCCATTGGTAAGGTTGTTAGGAGGTGCCTCGAGAGGCTTGAATATAGGGGTTATGACTCCGTGGGCATTGCCGTGATTAAAGATTATGGTATTGAGGTTAGGAAGGGTAAGGGTAAGATTGCGGAGGTAAGTGTTAGGCTTGGTTTTGATAATGTGGATGGGACCACGGCGATTGGGCACACCAGGTGGGCAACCCATGGAAAGCCCAGTGATGAGAATGCTCACCCGCACACGGACTGCACGGGCACCATAGCCGTGGTTCACAACGGTATAATATCCAACTTCCTGGAATTAAAGGAGGAGTTGATTAGGAGGGGCCACGTGTTCAGGAGCGAGACGGATACCGAGGTCGTGGCCCACTTAATAGAGGAGTATGTGAAGATGGGGTATAAACCCTTCGATGCCGTTAAGGCCATGCTCTCGAGGATTCAGGGAACCTATGCCCTGGTCATTATGATATCCACGGAGCCCCACAGGCTTTATTTTGCCAGAAACACGTCACCACTGATTGTGGGTTTAGGTAGTAATGCCAACTTCGTTGCCAGTGACATACCGGCCTTTCTGGAATTCACGAACATGGTGATAGCCCTTAGGGATGGGGAGTATGGCTACATAGAGCCTGGCTATGTTTACATTGAGAAGGATGGGAGGCCTGTGAAGATTGAGGAGAGGGTTAGGGCCATCAGTTGGACCCCCGACATGGCAAGTAAGGAGGGTTATCCACACTTCATGCTTAAGGAGATCCACGAACAACCCTACGCAATAAGCCAAACACTGGCCGGGCTCACTGACAGGGCGTTGGATGACGCGGTGAAGTTGTTGATGGATTCCCGCAGGATATTCATACTAGGGGCTGGGACCTCATACCACGCGGGTTTGGTTGGGGATTACCTACTGACGGAGCTTGGGTTTGACGTACATCCCTTCATATCATCGGAGTATAGGAAGTTCATGAACATGGCTGGGCAGGGTGACGTGGCGCTTGCCATAAGTCAATCCGGCGAGACCATTGATACCCTAATAGCGGTTAGGGCGCTTAGGAGTAGGGGTGTTAAGGTTGTGGCCGTGTCAAACGTTATAGACAGCGCCATACCCAGGGAGTCCGATTACGTGATTTACACGAGGGCCGGGCCCGAAATAGGGGTGGCTGCCACGAAGACCTTCACCACACAACTCACTGTGTTACTAGCCCTGGCGCTGAAGCTTGGGGTTGCCGTGGGTAGGTTAAGCAGTAGTGAGTACAGTAATGCCATGGATGAGCTGAACAGGGTTCCTAAGATCCTCGATAGCGTGATTGCGGGGGTTGAGGGTAGGGTTAAGGCGTTGAGCGAGGTTATGAGCAAGAAGCAAAGCGCTTATTACCTGGGCAGGGGGATTGGGGTCCCCCTGAGCATGGAGGGTGCGCTTAAGATGAAGGAGATAGCTTACGTACACGCCGAGGCATACCCAGCGGGTGAGAGTAAACATGGCCCCATAGCCCTGGTTGAGGAGGGCTACCCAGTGGTCTTCTCGATACTCGATGATGAGAATGTGGATGCGCTCCTGGGCAATGTGATGGAGATGAGGGCCAGGGATGCCTATACAATAGGGCTTGTGCCCAGTAAGTACGTGTCTAAATTCAGGGATTTGCTCAATGTGACCATGGAGATGCCCACATTGAATTACAGGGTTGCACCAATCGTTTACGTGGTACCCATGCAATTACTGGCTTACTACACGGCCGTTAACAGGGGTTACGACCCTGACAAGCCCAGGAACCTTGCGAAGACCGTGACCGTGGAGTAG
- a CDS encoding sugar phosphate nucleotidyltransferase — protein sequence MREIEVVGVVLGGGKGTKMEPITPYVDKALIRLMGKPLIYYPTKSLIDLGLRRIYVVSRDPSKISSELSKYTGSAPVEHMAQRGDDMSSALASIYEVAGKGTVVISFGDVVMPTEAYRLALNTHVNSGKSVTVLMTPLSDLQGYFEVSSTGDSVLISKVETHRSGYAWAGVLVTEGDFIRTLHDLNGDLNGALMKFRGNINLALWSGWFVDVAYPWDLLSAIKYLMMDIKESRISKAAHISPRAVIEGPVIIDDEAVVDHGATIRGPVYLGRGSYVGNNAIIRNNTSLEEDSVVGANAEVTESLIGPRVTVGRGSFIGNSVIGDEAVIEPGVVTLSVLPSGVEVSHLTPVIVKGKQVSKLGLIAGPRCRVGANSVVYPGYIVDANKYVPPLSTLRS from the coding sequence ATGAGGGAGATTGAGGTAGTGGGTGTGGTTCTTGGTGGTGGTAAGGGTACCAAGATGGAGCCCATAACGCCCTACGTGGATAAGGCATTGATAAGGCTCATGGGCAAACCCCTGATTTACTACCCAACAAAGTCCCTAATAGACCTGGGGTTGAGGAGAATATACGTGGTGTCCCGAGACCCCTCGAAAATATCCAGCGAACTCAGTAAGTACACGGGCAGCGCTCCCGTGGAGCACATGGCCCAGAGGGGTGATGATATGAGCTCCGCATTGGCCTCAATATACGAGGTGGCGGGTAAGGGTACGGTTGTTATTTCCTTCGGCGATGTTGTGATGCCCACTGAGGCATATAGACTGGCACTTAATACCCATGTGAACTCTGGTAAGTCGGTGACGGTACTAATGACACCACTTTCCGACCTACAGGGGTACTTCGAGGTATCAAGCACTGGCGACTCGGTGCTCATAAGTAAGGTGGAGACCCACAGGAGTGGTTATGCATGGGCTGGGGTCCTGGTTACGGAGGGCGACTTCATAAGGACCCTTCATGATTTAAACGGTGACTTAAACGGGGCACTAATGAAATTTAGGGGCAACATCAACCTAGCCCTTTGGAGCGGTTGGTTTGTGGACGTGGCATACCCCTGGGATTTACTATCAGCCATTAAGTACCTAATGATGGATATCAAGGAATCAAGGATAAGCAAGGCCGCGCATATATCGCCGAGGGCCGTGATCGAGGGCCCCGTGATTATTGATGATGAGGCCGTTGTTGATCATGGGGCTACAATAAGGGGCCCCGTCTACCTAGGGAGGGGGTCCTACGTTGGTAATAATGCGATTATTAGGAACAACACATCGCTTGAGGAGGACTCCGTGGTAGGGGCCAATGCTGAGGTTACGGAGTCCCTCATAGGGCCTAGGGTTACTGTGGGTAGGGGATCCTTCATAGGGAATTCCGTGATTGGTGATGAGGCTGTTATAGAGCCTGGCGTAGTCACGTTGAGTGTGTTGCCCAGTGGTGTTGAGGTTTCTCACCTAACGCCCGTGATTGTTAAGGGTAAGCAAGTGTCGAAGCTGGGGTTGATAGCTGGGCCCAGGTGCAGGGTTGGTGCCAACTCCGTGGTCTACCCAGGCTATATAGTGGATGCTAATAAGTACGTACCACCACTTTCAACGCTGCGATCATGA